The Montipora capricornis isolate CH-2021 chromosome 3, ASM3666992v2, whole genome shotgun sequence genome window below encodes:
- the LOC138039922 gene encoding chondroitin sulfate ABC exolyase-like: MGDDSCRLGTAMKPQWPHCKWYDLLSVKTVEELAWVIDSSSSSVCKKDHVFDFEDSGDTNCFRIVPSIAGSKTLSTNKKTVKLGQKSLKWNATSNSPSSLRLDLSNAHKITTQWFRRGGVKVWFYKESASPGKSLSIKFKENAKRRQSICTFDASLNFQGWRGIWVKFTECKPPGTSIAPTKVILFTLSGADIIYIDLLEFKSALGRQSRDKIVPPIRGVDQYDASNTWQRTYHWSQQPVPPLPSRIDQEKKASFDVIKSRLKNWYLDETKTTPNFPSESFLKHRWDSLQGSIQQAHQSYDALTFESKKPVGPPLFCRNCRNKKKFGEVISKILLPLAVEYYLRSRTAEIDSTVLAELNNLNSANTSVKNTAYEAIAGGHQAMQKVFKDFLPSSSSLQADQVKATIKALNLHRLSKINSLLDFAKDQGFADGSGLGSLDHEMNRDGSGFSHTLFLISDSLSMAKNKSRLEDLINTAKWYNEFGEVYQSPAFEYRGTTADRMITLCLFRILIVLTMPKDTDVEIKARIRDMEALVKWLDNSIAVNEGLGGVMKPDYTGHHHKAFYGSAYVPQALHNAALVQYLLHGTEFSLSTTSVNNIRRGLETMRLMSAKYSTPNSVNGRFPNYFNKVLFKALPGYAYISVSNPPNSTVQSGITVTGVKGPEMFLRLYDESDPDMIEYLKGGRIKKSKYYFNTLGALDIMKKVQTTSASKSISAEPSPEGHWSKNYAVLSIHRRKDWVATAKGFTKFLWDFENAPNKENVYGMFASHGALLIANSEAILKVHDVENGWDWAKVPGTTTIALGDSNIDDLNIGEARFYNKRELAGGLTFKGTYPLENGIFGMDFDQPNYEFDSTDWRGSITFKFKKSFFFFENLIVSLGTHITATDTKNKIVQTTLFQDKLFSGDPSSKIKVNGVDKTYSDTLSGNSAPSSSNSYTTLTDTKGNFYYIPSSSKSMLRVHVKEKTSKHEDGETNTTGHYGTAWFDHTSSPNNGKYEFAVLIPTSTYHSTLTDLATAQDTGGSKVYEVLLNNRQGHVVKFLKSPRSWTSLTHSVTGYVLFREKFTLPAGGPIEEVNSKYLLIMVESTTDYIYLSISIPGLNLQTKKKNMRNSNDAQQEERYHSASEERKVEVKLRDEVEKGVVYAQTHGDPDCYKPNVWVQDNKSRKSKLVQFLNLKNGFSVEVKLKKKK, translated from the exons ATGGGTGATGATTCCTGCAGACTGGGAACTGCGATGAAACCGCAATGGCCTCATTGTAAATGGTACGATCTACTCTCTGTTAAAACTGTGGAGGAATTGGCATGGGTGATTG aCTCCTCTTCGTCCAGCGTTTGTAAGAAAGACCACGTTTTTGATTTCGAAGATTCAGGAGACACAAACTGTTTTCGGATTGTACCATCAATTGCTGGTTCGAAAACATTGTCCACAAACAAGAAGACCGTAAAGCTCGGACAAAAATCCTTGAAATGGAATGCAACCTCGAACTCTCCCTCGAGTCTGCGCCTAGATCTGTCAAATGCCCATAAAATTACTACTCAGTGGTTTCGAAGGGGTGGTGTCAAAGTTTGGTTCTACAAAGAAAGTGCTTCACCGGGAAAATCCCTGTcaataaaattcaaagaaaatgcaaaaaggCGACAAAGTATCTGCACTTTTGATGCGAGTCTGAATTTTCAAGGATGGAGAGGTATCTGGGTAAAATTTACAGAATGCAAACCTCCAGGCACCAGCATTGCTCCAACCAAAGTTATCCTTTTCACCTTAAGTGGCGCAGATATTATCTACATCGACTTACTGGAGTTTAAATCGGCGCTTGGTAGACAGTCACGTGACAAGATAGTTCCACCAATCAGAGGAGTGGATCAGTATGACGCAAGTAACACTTGGCAACGAACTTATCACTGGAGTCAACAACCCGTACCTCCGTTACCCTCGAGAATTGATCAAGAGAAGAAAGCTAGTTTTGATGTGATTAAGAGCCGGCTTAAGAACTGGTACCTCGACGAAACCAAAACAACCCCTAACTTCCCAAGCGAAAGTTTTCTCAAACACAGATGGGATTCTCTGCAGGGAAGTATTCAACAAGCACACCAGTCTTATGATGCTTTGACTTTCGAAAGTAAGAAACCCGTGGGACCTCCTTTGTTCTGCAGAAActgcagaaataaaaaaaagtttggGGAGGTCATTTCAAAAATTCTTTTGCCATTGGCAGTGGAATATTATCTTAGATCTCGTACTGCCGAAATAGACAGCACTGTTTTAGCCGAACTTAATAACCTCAATTCTGCTAACACATCTGTTAAGAACACTGCATACGAAGCCATCGCGGGTGGCCACCAGGCCATGCAAAAAGTATTCAAAGACTTCCTTCCCTCTTCATCTAGCCTTCAAGCTGATCAAGTAAAAGCTACCATCAAAGCTCTTAATCTTCACCGATTAAGCAAAATCAACAGCCTTCTCGATTTTGCGAAAGATCAAGGATTCGCCGACGGAAGTGGCCTTGGCTCATTGGACCACGAAATGAACAGAGACGGTTCCGGCTTCTCGCACACTCTCTTTCTCATCAGTGACTCACTGAGTATggccaaaaacaaaagcagaTTGGAGGACCTTATCAACACAGCCAAATGGTACAACGAGTTTGGAGAGGTTTATCAATCACCCGCATTCGAATATAGAGGCACAACTGCAGATCGTATGATAACATTATGTTTGTTTAGAATTCTTATCGTGCTAACGATGCCAAAGGACACGGATGTAGAAATTAAAGCAAGAATAAGAGACATGGAAGCCCTAGTTAAATGGTTGGATAACTCAATAGCTGTAAACGAGGGTCTTGGAGGAGTTATGAAACCCGATTACACCGGACATCACCACAAAGCGTTTTATGGATCCGCCTATGTTCCACAAGCCTTACACAATGCAGCATTGGTCCAATACCTTCTTCATGGAACTGAATTTTCCCTGTCGACAACATCGGTCAACAACATCAGGCGAGGACTTGAAACAATGCGTCTTATGTCGGCCAAATATTCCACACCGAACAGTGTGAATGGGCGCTTTCCAAATTACTTCAATAAAGTGCTCTTCAAGGCCTTGCCAGGATATGCCTATATCAGTGTTTCTAATCCTCCAAACTCAACGGTGCAATCAGGAATAACAGTAACTGGTGTAAAGGGACCAGAGATGTTTTTGCGCTTATATGACGAGAGTGACCCAGACATGATAGAATATTTGAAAGGAGGGAGAATTAAAAAAAGCAAGTACTATTTTAACACTCTGGGAGCTTTAGACATAATGAAGAAA GTGCAAACCACCTCTGCGTCAAAAAGCATTTCTGCGGAGCCCTCTCCCGAAGGTCACTGGTCGAAGAACTACGCGGTTTTATCGATACATCGTCGTAAAGATTGGGTAGCAACAGCTAAAGGGTTTACCAAATTTCTCTGGGACTTCGAAAATGCACCAAACAAGGAAAATGTATACGGAATGTTCGCTAGTCATGGAGCACTCCTGATTGCAAACAGCGAAGCGATTCTAAAAGTTCACGACGTTGAAAACGGATGGGACTGGGCTAAAGTTCCTGGAACCACAACTATAGCCCTTGGAGACTCAAATATTGATGACTTAAACATAGGGGAAGCCAGGTTTTACAACAAACGGGAGCTAGCTGGGGGTCTGACGTTTAAAGGAACATATCCTTTAGAAAACGGAATTTTCGGCATGGATTTCGATCAGCCCAATTATGAGTTTGATTCAACAGATTGGCGTGGTAGCATCACGTTTAAgttcaaaaaatcatttttcttttttgaaaacttgaTCGTGAGCCTAGGAACTCACATCACGGCAACAgacacaaaaaacaaaatagtccAAACCACTCTTTTCCAAGATAAACTGTTCAGCGGAGACCCCTCATCGAAAATCAAGGTGAACGGAGTCGACAAAACCTACTCGGACACCCTCAGCGGTAACTCTGCACCGTCATCTAGTAATAGTTACACAACGCTCACAGACACAAAGGGGAATTTTTACTACATTCCAAGTTCGAGCAAGTCGATGTTAAGAGTCCACGTGAAAGAAAAGACATCGAAGCACGAAGATGGCGAAACCAATACCACGGGCCACTATGGCACGGCTTGGTTCGATCACACCAGTTCCCCAAACAACGGCAAGTACGAATTTGCTGTTTTGATACCAACATCAACATACCATTCGACATTAACAGACCTAGCAACGGCTCAAGATACCGGTGGAAGTAAAGTCTACGAAGTTTTGTTAAACAACCGCCAAGGCCATGTCGTCAAGTTTCTCAAGTCGCCAAGATCATGGACGAGCCTCACCCACAGTGTGACTGGCTACGTTCTTTTCAGGGAAAAGTTTACCCTTCCAGCCGGTGGTCCAATCGAGGAAGTTAACAGTAAATATCTTCTCATCATGGTTGAAAGCACGACTGACTACATTTATCTCAGCATAAGTATTCCGGGCTTGAATCTccaaacaaagaagaagaacATGAGAAATTCCAATGATGCGCAGCAAGAAGAAAGATATCATTCAGCAAGTGAGGAGAGAAAAGTAGAGGTCAAATTGCGAGATGAGGTGGAAAAGGGTGTCGTCTATGCCCAAACCCATGGAGATCCGGATTGCTACAAACCCAACGTGTGGGTTCAAGATAATAAATCCCGTAAAAGCAAATTGGTTCAATTTTTAAATCTTAAGAATGGCTTCAGTGTTGAGGTGAaactgaagaagaagaaatag